One window from the genome of Echinicola vietnamensis DSM 17526 encodes:
- a CDS encoding efflux RND transporter periplasmic adaptor subunit, giving the protein MKKQTKILVIVAIVVVIAVIFLFPRLQGGDTSKEPSKSPQSTPEAMTALPVDVVEVTPERLENNLNVTGNVLSNESVSLRAEITGLVESINFEEGQFVKKGTPLVYLNDDELTAQLDRLEYTKKLYEGQESRQKQLLAREAISQEEYDIILNQYNTTLSDIKLVKAQLDKTVIKAPFDGVLGLRQISAGSVISTTDIIANIVNIDPIKIEFSIPERYASQVQVGSTIEFSNNASHGLKKGKVYAYEPVIDANTRTLTLRAISPNEDRKFLPGMFVNIRFNLEVEEDALLVPSQSLIPELNGYKLFLVNQEGIVQERQVQIGIRTDSEVQILDGLSPGEMVLTTGVLQAKEGMKVKYNKIN; this is encoded by the coding sequence ATGAAGAAACAAACCAAAATATTAGTGATAGTGGCCATCGTTGTGGTCATTGCTGTCATTTTTCTATTTCCTCGCCTACAAGGTGGTGACACCAGTAAAGAACCAAGCAAAAGTCCCCAAAGCACTCCCGAAGCGATGACGGCGCTTCCCGTGGATGTCGTGGAAGTAACGCCCGAACGGCTGGAAAACAACCTGAATGTCACGGGCAATGTCCTTTCCAATGAATCCGTATCGCTCCGTGCTGAAATCACCGGGCTGGTAGAATCCATTAATTTTGAAGAAGGGCAGTTTGTCAAAAAAGGCACCCCCTTGGTTTACCTTAATGATGATGAGCTCACCGCCCAACTGGATCGGTTGGAATACACCAAAAAACTTTATGAAGGTCAGGAAAGCCGTCAAAAGCAGCTTTTGGCCCGGGAGGCCATCAGTCAGGAGGAATATGACATCATCCTGAACCAATACAATACCACCCTTTCGGATATCAAACTGGTCAAAGCCCAGCTGGACAAAACCGTGATCAAGGCACCTTTTGACGGAGTACTTGGACTGCGGCAAATATCAGCCGGGTCGGTCATCAGCACCACGGACATCATTGCCAATATTGTCAATATCGACCCGATAAAAATCGAATTCTCCATTCCTGAAAGATATGCCAGCCAAGTGCAAGTGGGCAGCACGATCGAGTTTTCGAACAACGCCTCCCACGGACTCAAAAAAGGAAAGGTCTATGCGTACGAGCCGGTAATCGATGCCAATACCAGGACCCTGACCCTTCGGGCCATCAGTCCAAATGAAGACCGGAAATTCCTACCGGGCATGTTTGTGAACATCCGGTTTAACCTTGAAGTAGAGGAAGATGCCCTTTTGGTGCCTTCTCAGTCCCTCATTCCCGAACTGAACGGTTACAAGCTCTTTTTGGTCAATCAAGAAGGCATCGTTCAGGAAAGGCAAGTGCAGATCGGCATCAGGACAGACAGTGAAGTGCAGATCCTCGACGGACTGTCTCCTGGAGAAATGGTGCTGACCACAGGTGTACTCCAGGCCAAAGAAGGCATGAAGGTGAAATACAACAAAATCAATTGA